From a single Microbacterium terrisoli genomic region:
- a CDS encoding DUF1361 domain-containing protein, which translates to MPLLVAFCAVLLLNVYAAILIWLRAVVYRVPLYRPMLANIVLSFVPVLVALAGILGLLLIGEAGTVVNAPSLVRVVLWAYVVIGTIAWVLFFPNAIYLITELNFSHRREDDPVPLWFDIIQTLTLTLSGIGNAVVSMGVVEFAFTAVFLDPTGGIPVSSWVFAGVVIVLGAIGVYFGRYLRFNSWDVRHPFGMMRKLRVHFALRGKALEAFGFVLTHAVLIALVYVPAYLLAYEALRVV; encoded by the coding sequence ATGCCGCTGCTTGTCGCGTTCTGTGCCGTCCTGCTGCTGAACGTGTACGCGGCGATACTGATCTGGCTGCGCGCTGTGGTGTACCGGGTGCCGCTGTACCGACCGATGCTGGCGAACATCGTGCTGTCGTTCGTACCGGTGCTGGTCGCGCTGGCCGGCATCCTCGGCCTGCTGCTGATCGGCGAGGCCGGCACTGTCGTGAACGCCCCGTCGCTGGTGCGCGTGGTGCTGTGGGCGTACGTGGTGATCGGGACCATCGCGTGGGTGCTGTTCTTTCCCAATGCGATCTACCTGATCACCGAGCTCAACTTCAGCCACCGACGCGAAGACGACCCGGTGCCACTGTGGTTCGACATCATCCAGACGCTCACTCTGACACTGTCGGGCATCGGCAATGCAGTGGTGAGCATGGGGGTGGTCGAGTTCGCCTTCACAGCCGTCTTCCTCGACCCGACCGGGGGCATCCCGGTCTCCAGCTGGGTGTTCGCGGGCGTGGTCATCGTGCTGGGCGCCATCGGCGTCTACTTCGGCCGCTATCTGCGGTTCAACAGCTGGGACGTGCGCCACCCGTTCGGCATGATGCGCAAGCTGCGGGTGCACTTCGCATTGAGGGGCAAGGCGCTGGAGGCGTTCGGCTTCGTGCTCACCCACGCCGTACTGATCGCGCTGGTGTACGTGCCGGCCTACCTGCTCGCCTACGAGGCGCTGCGCGTCGTCTGA
- a CDS encoding GNAT family N-acetyltransferase has translation MSAAPEPVAVRTLAAGAVVRGARPGDEQGILACIQALAVYEREPDAVQNTAEMIAETLFGDDPHAFAHVVERDGRIVGLALWFLTYSTWTGRHGIWLEDLFVFESERGSGYGTALISELAALCVQRGYTRLEWTVLDWNAPSIAFYRSIGAAPMDEWTTQRLDGATLGALAARVR, from the coding sequence ATGAGCGCCGCGCCGGAGCCGGTGGCGGTGCGCACGCTTGCCGCCGGGGCGGTGGTGCGTGGGGCGCGCCCGGGTGACGAGCAGGGGATTCTGGCGTGCATCCAGGCCCTCGCCGTCTATGAGCGCGAGCCCGATGCCGTGCAGAACACCGCCGAGATGATCGCCGAGACGCTGTTCGGCGATGACCCGCACGCCTTCGCGCACGTCGTGGAGCGCGATGGGCGCATCGTCGGGCTGGCGCTGTGGTTCCTGACGTATTCGACGTGGACCGGGCGACACGGCATCTGGCTGGAGGACCTGTTCGTGTTCGAGTCCGAGCGCGGCAGCGGGTATGGCACGGCGCTGATCTCCGAGCTCGCCGCACTGTGTGTGCAGCGCGGCTACACCCGGCTGGAGTGGACGGTGCTGGATTGGAACGCGCCGTCGATCGCGTTCTACCGGTCGATCGGCGCTGCGCCGATGGACGAGTGGACGACGCAGCGCCTGGACGGTGCGACGCTGGGCGCCCTGGCCGCGCGCGTGCGCTAG
- a CDS encoding LLM class flavin-dependent oxidoreductase, with the protein MQRFGTLSFGHYGPLGAGRELTARDNLHQAIELAGAMDELGVNGTYFRVHHYAKQHSSPMPLMAAIAATTERIEVGTGVIDMRYENPLYMAEEAAALDLISDGRLALGVSRGSPESVVRGYEAFGYTGSEDPRGADIARKHFDLFLRAISGEGMADADSSSPFGGGTGRQRIEPYSEGLRSRIWWGAGSHDTAVWAGQIGVNLMSSTLLTEDLGMPFDELQASQLQAFHDAWREAGHPGTPRTSVSRSVFPITTSQDRMYFGHSQEGGGVGYIDGLRSTFGKTYAAEPDVLIEQLKADAAVQAADTLMLTIPSQMGVEFNLHIVESFATHVAPALGWVPTTAH; encoded by the coding sequence ATGCAGCGTTTCGGAACTCTCTCGTTCGGTCACTACGGCCCGCTCGGCGCGGGACGCGAGCTGACCGCCCGCGACAACCTCCACCAGGCCATCGAACTGGCGGGAGCGATGGACGAGCTCGGCGTCAACGGCACGTACTTCCGCGTGCACCACTATGCCAAGCAGCACTCATCTCCGATGCCGCTGATGGCCGCGATCGCGGCGACGACCGAGCGCATCGAGGTCGGCACCGGCGTGATCGACATGCGCTACGAGAACCCGCTGTACATGGCCGAAGAAGCCGCGGCACTCGACCTCATCAGCGACGGCAGACTCGCCCTGGGCGTGAGCCGCGGGTCACCCGAATCGGTCGTGCGCGGCTACGAGGCGTTCGGCTACACCGGATCGGAAGACCCACGCGGCGCCGACATCGCCCGCAAGCACTTCGACCTGTTCCTGCGAGCGATCTCGGGTGAGGGCATGGCCGACGCCGACTCCTCGAGCCCGTTCGGCGGCGGCACCGGCCGGCAGCGCATCGAGCCGTACTCCGAGGGGCTTCGCTCCCGCATCTGGTGGGGCGCGGGCAGCCACGACACCGCGGTGTGGGCCGGTCAGATCGGGGTCAACCTGATGTCGTCGACGCTGCTGACCGAAGACCTCGGGATGCCGTTCGACGAGCTCCAGGCCTCGCAGCTGCAGGCGTTCCATGACGCGTGGCGCGAGGCCGGGCACCCCGGCACCCCGCGCACGTCGGTCAGTCGCTCGGTCTTTCCGATCACGACCAGCCAGGATCGCATGTACTTCGGTCACAGCCAAGAGGGCGGAGGCGTCGGCTACATCGACGGTCTGCGCTCGACGTTCGGCAAGACGTATGCGGCCGAGCCCGACGTGCTCATCGAGCAGTTGAAGGCGGATGCCGCGGTCCAGGCAGCCGACACCCTGATGCTGACGATCCCCTCGCAGATGGGCGTCGAGTTCAACCTGCACATCGTCGAGTCGTTCGCGACGCACGTGGCTCCCGCGCTCGGGTGGGTGCCCACCACCGCGCACTGA
- a CDS encoding glyceraldehyde-3-phosphate dehydrogenase gives MNSPVENERRAWIAREEQAERLIPLVGGLYRNRGVVTSIHGRRLIGLSSIDLIKAHKFARQAGAEALSLDASTAVLEALTVLQPGPASLDIARLHDGYVQRGDGMTLVDHLRGELAEILVIDDAAPGTPKDVVLYGFGRIGRLLARLLISHAGSEAGLRLRAIVVRQGSDDDLEKRASLLRRDSVHGPFAGTLTVDHESNTILANGTLIQVIYSNDPATVDYEAYGIHDAIVVDNTGRWRDREGLEQHLSAKGVARVLLTAPGKGDVKNIVHGINHGDILPSDRVLSAASCTTNAITPVLAALDEAYGIVRGHVETVHSYTNDQNLIDNFHKGSRRGRSAALNMVITETGAAKAVAKALPQLSGKLTGSAIRVPTPDVSLAILNLRLDRPAQRDELNGYLRAVSLHSKLRQQIDYIESPEVVSTDFVGSHRAGIVDGLATIADGEDVVVYVWYDNEFGYSCQVVRVIEQMAGTHPTVLPQRLDVTLETVRV, from the coding sequence GTGAACAGTCCGGTCGAGAACGAACGACGTGCCTGGATCGCCCGTGAAGAGCAGGCCGAGAGGCTCATTCCGCTCGTAGGCGGCCTGTACCGCAACCGGGGTGTCGTGACATCCATCCACGGGCGCCGCCTGATCGGGCTGAGCTCCATCGACCTGATCAAGGCGCACAAGTTCGCCCGGCAAGCGGGTGCTGAAGCGCTGAGCCTGGATGCCTCGACCGCCGTGCTCGAAGCGCTGACGGTGCTGCAGCCCGGCCCCGCCTCGCTGGACATCGCCCGTCTGCACGACGGGTACGTCCAACGCGGCGACGGGATGACGCTGGTCGACCACCTGCGCGGTGAGCTCGCCGAGATCCTGGTCATCGACGACGCGGCTCCCGGAACGCCGAAAGACGTCGTGCTCTACGGCTTCGGGCGGATCGGGCGACTGCTGGCGCGTCTGCTCATCTCGCACGCCGGCAGCGAGGCGGGACTGCGGCTGCGCGCGATCGTCGTACGGCAGGGCAGCGACGACGACCTCGAGAAGCGTGCGAGCCTGCTGCGCCGCGACTCGGTGCACGGTCCGTTCGCCGGCACCCTCACGGTCGACCACGAGAGCAACACGATCCTGGCCAACGGCACGCTCATCCAGGTCATCTACTCGAACGACCCGGCCACCGTCGATTACGAGGCATACGGCATCCACGATGCGATCGTCGTCGACAACACCGGCCGTTGGCGCGACCGCGAGGGTCTCGAGCAGCACCTGTCGGCGAAGGGCGTCGCGCGCGTGCTGCTGACCGCGCCGGGCAAGGGCGACGTGAAGAACATCGTGCACGGCATCAACCACGGCGACATCCTGCCGTCCGATCGCGTGCTGTCGGCGGCATCGTGCACCACCAACGCGATCACCCCGGTGCTCGCCGCGCTCGACGAGGCGTACGGCATCGTGCGCGGGCACGTCGAGACCGTGCACTCGTACACCAACGACCAGAACCTGATCGACAACTTCCACAAGGGCAGCCGCCGCGGCCGCTCGGCGGCGCTGAACATGGTGATCACCGAGACGGGAGCCGCCAAGGCCGTGGCCAAGGCGCTGCCGCAGCTGTCGGGCAAGCTCACCGGCAGCGCGATCCGTGTGCCCACCCCGGACGTGTCGCTGGCGATCCTGAACCTGAGGCTGGATCGCCCCGCGCAGCGCGACGAGCTCAACGGCTATCTGCGCGCGGTGTCGCTGCACTCCAAGCTGCGTCAGCAGATCGACTACATCGAGTCGCCCGAGGTCGTCTCGACCGACTTCGTCGGGTCGCACCGCGCCGGCATCGTCGACGGCCTGGCCACGATCGCCGACGGCGAGGACGTCGTCGTCTACGTCTGGTACGACAACGAGTTCGGCTACAGCTGCCAGGTCGTGCGGGTCATCGAGCAGATGGCCGGCACCCACCCGACCGTGCTGCCGCAGCGTCTGGATGTGACCCTGGAGACCGTGCGGGTCTGA
- a CDS encoding 3-deoxy-7-phosphoheptulonate synthase, which translates to MHTTLTATATTSDLHVAHFTEMPSPARIRDELPTGAERRRLVHRTRDEVRAVLAGDDPRLLVVVGPCSIHDPDAGLDYAAHLARAAHAHRDELLIVMRTYFEKPRTTVGWKGLINDPRLDGSHDIAAGLRLARAFLRDVTALGLPCATEFLEPISPQYIADLISFGAIGARTTESQIHRQLASGLSMPIGFKNGTDGGLQVALDAAAAASVPQSFLGIDADGRASLVATTGNPDTTVILRGGADGPNFDAAHVSHAAQRLAASGRTPRLVVDASHANSGKNHVRQAEVAREVAAQLVGGAGQIAGIMLESNLVAGAQKLDVAHGPAGLRYGQSVTDACMGWEATADVLATLAAAVRSSGGAARS; encoded by the coding sequence ATGCACACCACCCTCACCGCGACAGCGACCACAAGCGATCTGCACGTCGCCCACTTCACCGAGATGCCCTCGCCCGCCCGCATCCGCGACGAACTGCCCACCGGAGCCGAACGGCGCCGCCTCGTGCACCGCACGCGCGACGAGGTGCGCGCGGTGCTCGCCGGCGACGACCCCCGACTGCTCGTGGTCGTCGGACCGTGCTCGATCCACGACCCGGACGCCGGCCTCGACTACGCCGCTCACCTCGCGCGCGCCGCCCACGCGCACCGCGACGAATTGCTCATCGTGATGCGCACCTACTTCGAGAAGCCGCGCACCACGGTGGGCTGGAAGGGCCTCATCAACGATCCGCGCCTGGACGGCAGCCACGACATCGCCGCGGGCCTGCGCCTGGCGCGCGCCTTCCTGCGCGACGTGACCGCGCTCGGCCTGCCGTGTGCAACCGAGTTCCTCGAGCCGATCAGTCCGCAGTACATCGCCGACCTCATCAGCTTCGGCGCGATCGGCGCCCGCACGACCGAGAGCCAGATCCACCGGCAGCTGGCCAGTGGGCTGTCCATGCCGATCGGCTTCAAGAACGGCACCGACGGCGGCCTGCAGGTCGCGCTGGATGCGGCGGCCGCGGCATCCGTCCCGCAGTCCTTCCTCGGCATCGACGCAGACGGACGCGCGAGCCTGGTCGCCACGACCGGCAACCCCGATACGACGGTGATCCTGCGCGGGGGTGCAGACGGCCCCAACTTCGACGCCGCCCACGTGTCGCACGCGGCGCAGCGGCTGGCGGCATCCGGCCGCACACCCCGGCTCGTCGTCGACGCCAGCCACGCCAACAGCGGCAAGAACCACGTGCGCCAGGCCGAGGTCGCACGCGAGGTGGCCGCCCAACTCGTCGGCGGCGCGGGGCAGATCGCCGGCATCATGCTCGAGAGCAATCTCGTCGCAGGCGCCCAGAAGCTCGACGTCGCCCACGGTCCTGCGGGTCTGAGGTACGGGCAGAGCGTCACCGATGCCTGCATGGGATGGGAGGCCACGGCCGACGTGCTCGCAACGCTCGCTGCCGCCGTGCGCTCGAGTGGCGGTGCGGCGCGCAGCTGA
- a CDS encoding ABC transporter ATP-binding protein yields the protein MRGISTRSRTPGAATLGTAPAVRLESVVKTYGTGPSAVVALRSIDLTLERGSFTAIMGPSGSGKSTFLNTAAGLDTPTSGSVWIGDTAISRMRATTLAKFRRTHVGFVFQAYNLLPALTVEQNVTLPLLLSHKRVDRTWFDRIIRAVGLDELRRRRPAELSGGQQQRVAIARALVTRPDAVFADEPTGALDSRTGQQVLELLAQMTRELNQTVVMVTHDPAVAARADSVVFLADGAFVGSQVGATTQQIVDRMSALGTW from the coding sequence ATGCGCGGCATCAGCACGAGATCCCGAACGCCGGGCGCGGCGACGCTGGGCACGGCTCCGGCGGTTCGACTCGAGTCGGTCGTGAAGACCTACGGCACCGGCCCCTCGGCGGTCGTCGCCTTGCGCAGCATCGATCTGACGCTGGAGCGAGGGTCGTTCACCGCGATCATGGGGCCATCAGGTTCGGGCAAGAGCACCTTCCTGAACACCGCTGCAGGACTGGACACCCCCACCAGCGGCTCGGTCTGGATCGGCGATACCGCCATCTCCCGGATGCGGGCCACCACGCTCGCGAAGTTCCGGCGCACACATGTCGGGTTCGTCTTCCAGGCCTACAACCTGCTGCCGGCTCTGACGGTCGAGCAGAACGTGACGCTGCCGCTGCTTCTTTCGCACAAGCGGGTGGATCGCACCTGGTTCGACCGCATCATCCGCGCGGTCGGGCTCGACGAGCTTCGGCGGCGACGCCCTGCGGAACTCTCCGGCGGCCAGCAGCAGCGGGTGGCGATCGCGCGTGCACTGGTCACGCGACCGGATGCCGTCTTCGCCGACGAACCGACCGGGGCACTGGACTCGCGCACCGGCCAGCAGGTGCTGGAGCTGCTCGCGCAGATGACGCGGGAGCTGAACCAGACCGTTGTCATGGTCACGCACGACCCCGCCGTCGCCGCGCGGGCCGACAGCGTCGTCTTCCTTGCCGACGGCGCGTTCGTCGGGTCGCAGGTCGGCGCGACGACCCAGCAGATCGTCGATCGCATGAGCGCGTTGGGCACCTGGTGA
- a CDS encoding DUF3054 domain-containing protein — protein sequence MHSPRRLVWSIVSDVVIVIVFAVVGRASHGEALSLAGIATTAWPFLAALVIGWAVALAWRAPTRPVRTGLPVWAVTLVGGMLLRVAGDQGTAVPFIIVAAAFLLVTLVGWRVIAALVSRRQTTRSAS from the coding sequence ATGCACTCCCCCCGTCGCCTCGTGTGGTCGATCGTGTCAGACGTCGTCATCGTCATCGTCTTCGCCGTCGTCGGGCGCGCGAGCCACGGCGAAGCGCTGAGCCTGGCCGGCATCGCCACCACGGCATGGCCGTTCCTGGCGGCCCTGGTCATCGGTTGGGCGGTCGCACTGGCCTGGCGCGCCCCCACCCGCCCCGTGCGCACCGGCCTGCCGGTGTGGGCGGTGACACTGGTGGGCGGCATGCTGCTGCGCGTGGCCGGCGATCAGGGCACCGCGGTGCCGTTCATCATCGTCGCGGCGGCGTTCCTGCTGGTCACCCTCGTGGGCTGGCGCGTGATCGCCGCCCTCGTCTCACGGCGTCAGACGACGCGCAGCGCCTCGTAG
- a CDS encoding DNA glycosylase AlkZ-like family protein, whose protein sequence is MVYELTRDQARRIVVRAQLLDADRPGDVVEVAEQLAVIKIDPTAVIAPCEHTTLWARIGWSYETGQLRKVVEQDRLLFEFDGTYRPMSMLPLMRPAMRRYPRYQREKDWLEANGAFRKDVIARLRAEGPMAADAIPDTARVVRESADGWYGPNQVPRMLEALSRQGVVAVSGRQGRRRVWDVAERVFPQDLPEYADADAERMLAERRLQAAGITKQNSPWSRVGEAGEPARIEGSKWKWRVDPEALSRVDDEIDGRVAILNPYDGMLFDRPRLRELFEFDYVLEQFKPKAQRVYGHFAHPILMGDRFVGLLDAQVDKKEEVLQVNAIHELLPFEPEEHDMVRAELDDLAEWLGVPVAGQR, encoded by the coding sequence GTGGTGTATGAGCTGACCCGTGACCAGGCGAGACGCATCGTCGTGCGCGCGCAGCTGCTGGACGCCGACCGTCCGGGCGACGTCGTCGAGGTCGCCGAGCAGCTGGCCGTGATCAAGATCGATCCGACCGCGGTGATCGCCCCGTGCGAGCACACCACGCTGTGGGCGCGCATCGGGTGGTCGTATGAGACCGGGCAGCTGCGCAAGGTCGTCGAGCAGGACCGGCTGCTGTTCGAGTTCGACGGCACCTACCGCCCGATGAGCATGCTGCCGCTGATGCGCCCGGCGATGCGCCGATACCCGCGATATCAGCGCGAGAAGGACTGGCTCGAGGCCAATGGGGCCTTCCGCAAGGACGTGATCGCGCGGCTGCGGGCCGAGGGCCCGATGGCTGCCGACGCCATCCCCGACACCGCGCGGGTCGTGCGTGAGTCGGCGGACGGCTGGTACGGCCCGAACCAGGTGCCGCGCATGCTCGAAGCACTCTCGCGCCAGGGAGTGGTGGCCGTGTCGGGCCGGCAGGGCCGGCGTCGGGTGTGGGACGTCGCGGAGCGCGTGTTCCCGCAGGACCTGCCCGAGTACGCCGACGCCGACGCTGAGCGGATGCTGGCCGAGCGGCGCCTGCAGGCAGCTGGCATCACAAAGCAGAACTCGCCCTGGTCGCGGGTGGGCGAGGCGGGCGAACCGGCGCGCATCGAGGGCTCGAAGTGGAAGTGGCGGGTCGATCCCGAGGCGCTGTCACGCGTGGATGACGAGATCGACGGTCGTGTGGCGATCCTGAACCCTTACGACGGCATGCTGTTCGACCGCCCGCGCCTGCGCGAGCTGTTCGAGTTCGACTACGTGCTCGAGCAGTTCAAGCCCAAGGCGCAGCGCGTCTACGGCCACTTCGCCCACCCGATCCTGATGGGCGACCGCTTCGTCGGACTGCTCGACGCTCAGGTCGACAAGAAAGAAGAAGTGCTGCAGGTCAATGCGATCCATGAACTGCTGCCGTTCGAGCCGGAGGAGCACGACATGGTGCGCGCCGAACTGGATGATCTGGCCGAGTGGCTGGGCGTTCCCGTGGCCGGGCAGCGCTGA
- the msrA gene encoding peptide-methionine (S)-S-oxide reductase MsrA, whose protein sequence is MSDDGSITRIPGTETAVLAGGCFWGMEDLVRRQPGVLHTRVGYTGGVNDHATYRNHPGHAESLEIVFDPAKTTYRDLLAFFFQIHDPSTLNRQGNDIGSSYRSAIFPLSPQQEQVARDTIADVDASGLWPGKAVTTIEPAGPFWEAEPEHQDYLERYPNGYTCHFPRAGWVLPRRETTSASTTA, encoded by the coding sequence ATGAGCGACGACGGCAGCATCACCCGCATTCCGGGTACGGAGACGGCGGTTCTGGCCGGGGGGTGTTTCTGGGGGATGGAGGATCTGGTGCGCCGTCAGCCCGGGGTGCTGCACACGCGGGTCGGGTACACCGGCGGGGTGAATGACCATGCGACGTACCGCAACCATCCCGGTCACGCCGAGTCGTTGGAGATCGTGTTCGACCCGGCGAAGACCACCTACCGGGATCTGCTGGCGTTCTTCTTCCAGATCCATGACCCGTCGACCCTGAACCGGCAGGGCAACGACATCGGCTCCAGCTACCGGTCGGCGATCTTCCCGCTGAGCCCACAGCAGGAGCAGGTCGCCCGGGACACGATCGCCGATGTGGACGCGTCGGGTCTGTGGCCGGGCAAGGCGGTCACCACGATCGAGCCGGCCGGTCCGTTCTGGGAGGCCGAGCCCGAGCACCAGGACTACCTGGAGCGCTACCCGAACGGGTACACCTGCCACTTCCCCCGCGCAGGATGGGTCCTGCCCCGCCGCGAGACCACATCCGCGTCAACCACGGCATGA
- a CDS encoding FtsX-like permease family protein produces MNGFIWAGIRQQRGTLLGVFVAVLTATMLATGLGVLIESGTRGGVEPQRYTAADVIVGGEQSFVTPEQATYALAERVPLPADALGAIRALPEVAKVVADTTVPMVWGGSPIQAHGWSSAALTPYRLSSGHAPSSADDVVVDAALAARTKVGAAVTLAHGGIDGTYRVVGTVESTSGRQPTRTAHVFVTDAAAAALAPRGEVADVVGVFARPGVSLGDLARQIRDRVPNVVTYTGDDRGAAEFLDAGAARATLVSIGSSFAGTAILIALFVVASTLSLSIQRRRRDFALLRAVGSTPLQIHRIVAQEVLLVSGAGALAGVIPGFVLAAVMRFGFAQAGVIPHDFALTYGAIPPLVAVAAMVAASQLAAAVAARRSARISPVEALQEASTTPGAIGLGRTITGVILGIFGLFASAIPLVVPGTIAVAGPAVAALLLIIAVGLLGPRLVRVAIAIFGGLLWPLRSAPSFLAAANARSNSRRLAAAIIPLALGIGLGLVQVGTHSIIAAEATSQSHAGVTADVLVTGGVSGLSDPAVASIAGTPGVAAANPVAVSEMIFSFVQLGDPTSAQYAVQGLDPDATASTMDLGVVGGTLKALDGENTLALSSDAASAAGVRVGDTVTGHFGDGSEVTSTVVALYTRGLGFGDVTMAEDALLAHTTTGLSDDVLVSAQPGQAAHVQHALEAAGFTVANRSELRAAGDGARDANSLVNLIALAVILGYIAIAVVNTLVLATGERRREFALLQLVGSTRRQVRAMMRTESVMIVLLASVLGVLVAAPPLVGISFGISGQLLPSISLTESAAIIVALAVVGLVSLALATRAVMRRAPIAEIGSRQ; encoded by the coding sequence GTGAACGGGTTCATCTGGGCGGGGATCCGCCAGCAGAGGGGAACGCTCCTCGGCGTCTTCGTGGCGGTGCTGACGGCCACCATGCTTGCCACCGGCCTCGGCGTCCTGATCGAGTCCGGCACGCGTGGCGGCGTCGAGCCGCAGCGCTACACCGCAGCCGACGTGATCGTGGGCGGCGAGCAGTCGTTCGTGACCCCGGAGCAGGCGACGTACGCGCTTGCTGAGCGCGTACCCCTTCCCGCCGACGCGCTGGGCGCGATCCGCGCCCTTCCGGAGGTGGCGAAGGTCGTCGCCGACACGACGGTTCCGATGGTGTGGGGAGGATCTCCCATCCAGGCACACGGGTGGAGCTCGGCGGCGCTCACGCCCTACCGGCTCAGCAGCGGCCATGCGCCGAGCTCGGCCGACGACGTCGTCGTCGACGCGGCTCTGGCCGCGCGCACGAAGGTGGGTGCCGCAGTGACCCTCGCCCACGGCGGCATCGACGGCACGTACCGCGTCGTGGGGACCGTCGAATCCACGTCGGGCCGGCAGCCCACGCGGACCGCCCACGTCTTCGTGACGGATGCCGCGGCAGCGGCACTGGCCCCGCGCGGTGAGGTCGCCGACGTCGTCGGAGTGTTCGCGCGGCCCGGCGTGTCCCTCGGAGACCTCGCCCGGCAGATTCGCGACCGGGTGCCGAACGTGGTGACGTACACGGGCGATGACCGCGGTGCCGCGGAGTTCCTCGATGCCGGGGCCGCCCGGGCCACGCTCGTCTCGATCGGTTCGTCGTTCGCCGGCACGGCCATCCTGATCGCCCTGTTCGTCGTTGCCAGCACGCTGTCGCTGTCGATCCAGCGGCGCAGGCGGGACTTCGCCCTGCTGCGCGCCGTCGGCTCGACACCGCTGCAGATCCATCGGATCGTCGCGCAGGAGGTGCTGCTGGTCTCAGGCGCCGGCGCGCTGGCCGGAGTGATCCCCGGATTCGTTCTGGCCGCCGTGATGCGGTTCGGCTTCGCGCAGGCGGGGGTGATCCCGCACGACTTCGCACTCACCTACGGTGCGATTCCACCGCTGGTCGCTGTCGCGGCGATGGTGGCGGCATCCCAGCTGGCTGCTGCCGTCGCCGCCCGGCGATCTGCCCGCATCAGTCCGGTCGAGGCCCTGCAGGAGGCCTCGACCACACCGGGCGCCATCGGCCTCGGGCGCACGATCACCGGAGTGATCCTGGGGATCTTCGGCCTGTTCGCCAGCGCGATTCCACTGGTGGTCCCCGGCACGATCGCGGTGGCCGGTCCCGCCGTCGCGGCGCTGTTGCTCATCATCGCGGTGGGACTGCTCGGTCCGCGCCTGGTGCGCGTCGCCATCGCGATCTTCGGCGGGCTGCTGTGGCCGCTGCGGTCGGCGCCGTCGTTCCTGGCGGCAGCAAACGCGCGCAGCAACTCGCGCAGGCTCGCCGCCGCGATCATCCCGCTGGCCCTGGGCATCGGACTCGGCCTCGTGCAGGTGGGCACCCACTCGATCATCGCGGCCGAGGCCACCTCGCAGTCCCACGCCGGAGTGACCGCCGATGTGCTGGTGACCGGCGGGGTGTCGGGTCTGTCCGACCCTGCGGTCGCCTCCATCGCCGGTACGCCCGGCGTGGCCGCCGCCAATCCCGTGGCCGTCAGCGAGATGATCTTCAGCTTCGTGCAGCTGGGCGACCCGACATCCGCCCAGTACGCCGTGCAGGGACTGGATCCCGACGCGACCGCTTCCACGATGGATCTGGGTGTGGTCGGCGGGACGCTGAAGGCGCTGGACGGCGAGAACACACTCGCCCTCAGCTCCGACGCCGCCTCGGCGGCCGGCGTGCGGGTCGGCGACACGGTCACCGGGCACTTCGGTGACGGATCCGAGGTCACCTCCACGGTGGTCGCGCTGTACACCCGAGGTTTGGGGTTCGGCGACGTCACGATGGCAGAAGATGCGCTGCTCGCCCACACGACGACGGGCCTGAGCGACGACGTGCTGGTCAGCGCGCAGCCGGGGCAAGCGGCACACGTGCAGCATGCGCTTGAAGCCGCTGGATTCACGGTCGCCAACCGCAGCGAGCTGCGTGCTGCCGGCGACGGCGCCCGCGACGCGAACTCGCTCGTCAACCTGATCGCGCTCGCCGTCATCCTCGGCTACATCGCCATCGCCGTGGTGAACACGCTGGTCCTGGCGACCGGGGAGCGGCGACGCGAGTTCGCCCTCCTGCAGCTGGTCGGCTCCACGCGCCGGCAGGTGCGGGCCATGATGCGCACCGAGTCGGTGATGATCGTGCTGCTGGCCTCGGTGCTCGGAGTGCTGGTGGCAGCCCCGCCGCTGGTGGGCATCAGCTTCGGCATCTCCGGGCAGCTGCTGCCGAGCATCTCACTGACCGAGAGCGCAGCGATCATCGTCGCGCTGGCCGTGGTCGGACTGGTCTCACTGGCCCTGGCGACGCGGGCGGTGATGCGCCGTGCACCGATCGCCGAGATCGGATCGCGTCAGTAG